From Lepus europaeus isolate LE1 chromosome 3, mLepTim1.pri, whole genome shotgun sequence, a single genomic window includes:
- the MAS1 gene encoding proto-oncogene Mas, which translates to MEETNPTPSVAEGSLNASARGNSSGELPRPHIPAVHWVIMSVSPLGFVENGILLWFLCFRMRKNPFTVYITHLSIADISLLFCIFILSIDYALDYELSSGHHYTIVTLSVTFLFGYNTGLYLLTAISVERCLSVLYPIWYRCHRPKHQSAFVCALLWALSCLVTTMEYIMCIDTAEESHSRSHCRAVIIFIATLSFLVFTPLMLVSSTILVVKIRKNTWASHSSKLYIVIMVTIIIFLIFAMPMRLLYLLYYEYWSTFGTLHNVSLLFSTINSSANPFIYFFVGSSKKKRFKESLKVVLTRAFKDEMQPRHQEDQGNTVSVETVV; encoded by the coding sequence ATGGAGGAGACAAACCCGACCCCCTCGGTGGCCGAGGGGTCCCTGAACGCCTCCGCCCGCGGGAACAGCTCCGGCGAGCTCCCCCGCCCGCACATCCCGGCCGTGCATTGGGTCATCATGAGTGTCTCCCCGCTGGGGTTTGTGGAGAACGGGATCTTGctctggttcctctgcttccgGATGCGAAAGAACCCCTTCACCGTGTACATCACCCACCTGTCCATCGCCGACATCTCCCTGCTCTTCTGTATCTTCATTCTGTCCATCGACTACGCCCTAGACTACGAGCTCTCCTCGGGACACCACTACACCATCGTCACGCTGTCAGTCACTTTCCTGTTTGGCTACAACACGGGCCTCTACCTGCTGACGGCCATCAGCGTGGAGAGGTGCCTGTCGGTCCTCTACCCCATCTGGTACCGATGCCACCGGCCCAAGCACCAGTCGGCGTTTGTCTGTGCCCTGCTGTGGGCGCTGTCTTGCTTGGTGACCACCATGGAGTACATCATGTGCATAGACACGGCGGAAGAGAGCCACTCCCGCAGCCACTGCCGGGCGGTCATCATCTTCATAGCCACCCTGAGCTTCCTGGTGTTCACCCCGCTCATGCTGGTGTCCAGCACCATCCTGGTGGTGAAGATCCGGAAGAACACGTGGGCGTCCCACTCCTCGAAGCTGTACATCGTCATCATggtcaccatcatcatcttcctCATTTTCGCCATGCCCATGAGACTGCTGTACCTGCTGTACTACGAGTACTGGTCCACGTTCGGGACGCTGCACAACGTTTCCCTTCTGTTCTCCACGATCAACAGCAGTGCCAACCCGTTCATCTACTTCTTCGTGGGCAGCAGCAAGAAGAAGCGGTTCAAGGAGTCCTTAAAAGTTGTTCTGACCAGGGCCTTCAAAGACGAGATGCAGCCCAGGCACCAGGAAGACCAGGGCAACACCGTGTCCGTGGAGACCGTGGTGTAG